From the Xyrauchen texanus isolate HMW12.3.18 chromosome 49, RBS_HiC_50CHRs, whole genome shotgun sequence genome, one window contains:
- the LOC127640347 gene encoding interferon-induced GTP-binding protein Mx3-like, producing the protein MFSAFSSFSSSGASDDNEDFDSSCVGSYKMEGEVHSHLEENIRPYIDLIDTLRSVGIHKDLGLPTIVVIGDQSSGKSSVLEALSGVALPRGSGIVTRCPLELRLRKVIGGVNWKAIISYRMKRIEFVDSSSAVKNAGPVLSKVSGQMANGFSRKSHTSYKEKKIEFGDPSLVEKHVADAQNELAGKGSGISDELITLEVMSPDVCDLTLIDLPGIARVPVKGQPDDIGNKIKTLIMKYIERQETINMVVVPCNIDIATTEALKMAKEVDPDGKRTVAILTKPDLIDVGTEINVLAIAQNKLIPLSKGYIMVKCRGQKQIDDKIPLNEASQMEQHFFENHNYFSCLLAKKTATIKCLATRLTELLVEHIKKSLPLLDEQIKKQLWDLKKDLKECEDGPPQDPQGAKLFLIQTLQRFIDQIKLLSSGELMLEDNLFNQLREAFKEWNVHLDSTKAQFDELTADIKECSQRYRGRELLGFSNYRVFEMVVQDHLTKLKEPAIESLNATKDIILKHFNDVSYQCFRNYRFLQNIAMNKIDNIQSSQHAKAEQRILEQFEMENMIYTQDRIYLKFLNEISTETYSENQIPGFDKRSQYSEMLQAYYGVVVQRMADQVPMLISFLMLKEAAQLLCTEILTLLDGANVSEMLHEDSEVSRRRIDLQDRLTRLSIAQERIGSFISGV; encoded by the exons ATGTTTTCTGCTTTCTCATCTTTTTCTAGCAGCGGTGCTTCAGATGACAATGAAGACTTTGATAGTTCTTGTGTTGGAAG TTATAAAATGGAGGGAGAGGTTCACAGTCATTTAGAGGAGAACATTCGTCCATACATTGATCTGATTGACACTCTGCGGTCAGTTGGCATTCATAAGGACTTGGGATTGCCAACTATTGTAGTGATTGGCGACCAGAGTTCTGGAAAAAGTTCTGTGTTGGAAGCACTGTCTGGAGTTGCATTACCGAGAGGGAGTG GAATTGTCACCAGATGCCCACTAGAGCTGAGGTTGAGGAAGGTTATAGGTGGAGTCAACTGGAAGGCAATTATTTCTTACCGTATGAAGAGAATTGAGTTTGTGGATTCATCCTCAGCTGTAAAAAATGCTGGACCTG TTCTTAGTAAGGTTTCTGGCCAAATGGCAAATGGATTCAGCAGGAAGTCACATACATCCTACAAGGAGAAGAAAATTGAATTTGGGGATCCATCGCTAGTTGAAAAACACGTTGCAGATG CCCAGAATGAGCTGGCAGGAAAAGGGTCAGGAATCTCTGATGAACTAATCACTTTAGAGGTCATGTCACCAGATGTGTGTGACCTCACACTGATTGATTTACCTGGAATTGCCAGAGTCCCAGTAAAAGGACAACCAGATGATATTGGAAACAAG ATCAAAACTCTGATTATGAAATATATTGAGAGGCAGGAAACTATAAACATGGTAGTGGTCCCTTGTAACATTGACATTGCCACAACAGAagcattaaaaatggcaaaagaagTAGATCCGGATGGTAAAAGGACTGTCG ccattttgaccAAGCCAGACCTCATAGATGTGGGAACAGAAATTAACGTTTTGGCAATTGCCCAGAACAAATTGATCCCTCTCAGCAAGGGTTACATCATGGTGAAATGTAGAGGTCAAAAACAGATTGATGACAAAATTCCTCTGAATGAGGCTTCACAAATGGAGCAACATTTCTTCGAAAATCATAACTATTTCAG CTGCCTCTTGGCTAAAAAAACAGCGACTATTAAATGTCTTGCCACCAGACTGACTGAGCTTCTCGTTGAACATATCAAA AAATCACTGCCACTGCTCGATGAACAGATAAAAAAGCAGTTGTGGGACTTGAAAAAAGACCTCAAGGAGTGTGAGGATGGACCGCCACAGGACCCTCAGGGGGCAAAACTCTTTCTGATTCAA ACCTTACAACGATTCATTGATCAGATCAAGTTGTTATCATCTGGGGAGCTGATGCTTGAGGACAATTTGTTTAACCAACTTCGGGAAGCGTTCAAAGAGTGGAATGTTCATCTTGACAGTACAAAGGCTCAAT TTGATGAGTTAACTGCCGATATAAAAGAATGCAGCCAGAGATACAGAGGGAGGGAACTGCTTGGCTTTAGCAACTACCGAGTGTTTGAGATGGTTGTGCAGGACCATTTGACAAAACTTAAGGAGCCAGCCATTGAATCACTCAATGCTACAAAAG ACATCATTCTCAAGCATTTCAATGATGTTTCTTATCAGTGTTTTCGAAACTACCGTTTTCTTCAAAATATTGCTATG AACAAAATAGACAACATTCAGTCAAGCCAGCATGCCAAAGCAGAGCAGAGGATCTTGGAGCAGTTTGAGATGGAAAACATGATCTACACTCAAGATCGCATCTACTTGAAGTTTTTGAATGAGATTAGCACAGAAACATATTCAGAGAATCAAATACCTGGCTTTGACAAAAGAAGCCAGTACAGTGAAATGCTACAGGCTTATTATGGG gtTGTGGTGCAGCGGATGGCTGACCAGGTGCCCATGCTGATCAGTTTTTTAATGCTGAAGGAGGCTGCTCAGCTTTTGTGTACTGAAATTCTCACTTTATTAGATGGGGCAAATGTGAGTGAGATGCTGCATGAGGATTCTGAAGTCAGTAGAAGGCGCATCGACTTACAGGATCGCTTGACACGACTGAGTATTGCTCAGGAAAGAATTGGCAGTTTTATTTCAGGGGTCTAA